A part of Citrifermentans bremense genomic DNA contains:
- a CDS encoding SDR family oxidoreductase produces MKNVIVVIGAGLIGQAIARRVGVGKHVLLADLRQDNVEAAAKVLSDAGFEVSTTTVDVSSRASVHALVESATGIGAIAGVIHAAGVSPTQAAPETILKVDLYGTALVLEEFGSVIAPGGAGIVIASQSGHRLPALSTEQNSALATTPTEELLALPMLQPDVVTDPLNAYQLSKRGNSLRVMAEAVRWGKRGARVNTISPGIICTPLAKDELAGPRGPGYRRMIELSAAGRIGTPDEVGAVAALLMGPEGTFITGSDFLMDGGVTAAYWYGELAPK; encoded by the coding sequence ATGAAGAACGTCATCGTAGTCATTGGTGCTGGATTGATCGGTCAGGCTATCGCTCGGCGCGTTGGCGTAGGCAAACACGTCCTGCTGGCAGACCTGCGCCAGGATAATGTCGAGGCTGCAGCGAAAGTCCTAAGCGACGCCGGTTTCGAGGTGAGCACCACAACCGTAGACGTATCATCTCGTGCTTCGGTCCACGCACTCGTCGAGAGCGCAACAGGGATTGGCGCCATAGCTGGAGTCATTCATGCTGCCGGTGTGTCCCCTACGCAGGCGGCTCCTGAGACGATCCTGAAGGTCGATCTCTACGGCACCGCACTGGTACTCGAAGAATTCGGCAGTGTCATCGCTCCTGGCGGTGCGGGCATTGTGATTGCCTCTCAATCGGGCCACCGCCTCCCAGCGCTGTCAACGGAACAGAACAGCGCTCTGGCAACTACACCCACCGAAGAGCTGCTCGCCTTGCCGATGCTTCAGCCAGACGTGGTGACCGACCCGCTTAATGCTTACCAGTTATCAAAGCGCGGAAATTCGTTACGGGTCATGGCAGAGGCGGTGCGCTGGGGCAAGCGTGGTGCACGGGTCAACACCATCAGCCCCGGCATCATCTGCACACCTCTTGCTAAGGACGAACTAGCCGGTCCCCGCGGCCCCGGGTACAGGCGCATGATTGAACTTTCTGCGGCTGGGCGTATCGGCACTCCGGACGAGGTGGGTGCCGTTGCAGCTCTGCTGATGGGACCGGAAGGCACGTTCATCACCGGCAGCGATTTTCTCATGGATGGCGGTGTAACCGCTGCTTACTGGTACGGCGAACTCGCGCCGAAGTGA
- a CDS encoding aldo/keto reductase: MKMRKLGNSGLEVSAIGMGCMNLSFGTGKAVDISEGVQVIRAGYEKGITFFDTAEAYGPFTNEELVGQALEPFRKKVLLATKFGMISEEGGLNSRPEHIKKVAEASLKRLKTDYIDLFYQHRVDPSVPIEDVAGAVKELIQEGKVKFFGLSEAGADTIRRAHAVQQVAAVQNQYSIWTREPEKEVLPVCEELGIGFVPWGPLGTGFLTGAITPDTKFDSATDLRAAFPRFTQEALKANMPLVEMLNEIARSKGVSTVQIALAWLLAQKPFIVPIPGMDKLEYIEDNIKSADLALTAADLKEIEGRLAGIAIQGDRLNKELLSLSEE; this comes from the coding sequence ATGAAAATGCGAAAATTGGGCAACAGCGGACTTGAGGTTTCGGCCATAGGCATGGGGTGCATGAACCTGAGCTTCGGTACCGGGAAAGCCGTCGACATCAGCGAAGGAGTCCAGGTAATTCGTGCGGGATATGAAAAAGGGATTACCTTCTTTGATACGGCAGAGGCGTACGGCCCTTTCACAAACGAGGAGTTGGTTGGTCAGGCGCTGGAGCCCTTCCGCAAGAAGGTCCTCCTTGCCACGAAGTTCGGCATGATTTCCGAGGAAGGGGGACTCAACAGTCGGCCGGAGCACATCAAAAAGGTCGCTGAAGCTTCGCTGAAACGGCTGAAAACCGACTATATCGACTTGTTTTACCAACACCGGGTCGACCCCAGCGTCCCAATCGAGGATGTTGCAGGCGCGGTAAAAGAGCTGATACAGGAAGGAAAGGTCAAATTCTTTGGGCTTTCTGAGGCAGGAGCAGACACCATCCGCCGCGCTCATGCGGTTCAGCAGGTGGCCGCAGTCCAAAATCAGTACTCGATCTGGACCAGGGAACCGGAGAAGGAGGTGCTGCCGGTGTGTGAAGAGCTGGGGATTGGCTTTGTCCCCTGGGGTCCCCTTGGGACTGGCTTTCTGACAGGCGCCATTACTCCGGACACTAAGTTCGACAGCGCAACTGATCTTCGGGCTGCTTTCCCGCGCTTCACCCAGGAAGCACTTAAAGCCAATATGCCTCTGGTTGAAATGTTGAACGAGATTGCCCGCAGCAAAGGCGTGTCCACGGTTCAGATCGCCTTGGCCTGGCTGCTCGCGCAAAAGCCGTTCATCGTGCCCATCCCGGGGATGGACAAGCTCGAATACATCGAAGACAACATCAAGTCGGCTGATCTGGCGCTGACTGCGGCCGACCTGAAGGAGATAGAAGGGCGGCTCGCCGGCATCGCCATCCAAGGAGACCGGCTTAACAAGGAGTTGTTGTCACTCTCAGAGGAGTAA
- a CDS encoding AraC family transcriptional regulator, which translates to MEKKMESLNDAIARWTEHGELHTTAIPGLALFRRQEPSEPVSGIYEPSVCVVTQGAKVVQFGEESLVYDAQHYLITAVHIPTLVRVTEASSEKPYLGLRLKLDLREVSQLMLDSNLPKPRAQQTSRGMATGEVTPQLIGCFERLVALLDDPMDIPIMTPVIQREIVYRLLTGDQGERLRQIASTGSQSSQIARAIDWLKGNFSSPLRIDDLASKVNMSTSTFHHHFRTLTAMSPLQYQKMLRLNEARRLMLAERLDATTAAFNVGYESASQFSREYGRVFGAPPLRDINRMRQASAAA; encoded by the coding sequence ATGGAAAAGAAGATGGAGTCCTTGAACGATGCTATTGCTCGATGGACCGAACATGGCGAGCTGCACACCACTGCGATCCCCGGTCTTGCGCTGTTTAGGCGGCAGGAACCTTCCGAGCCGGTAAGCGGCATCTACGAGCCGAGCGTCTGTGTTGTCACTCAAGGAGCAAAGGTGGTCCAGTTCGGCGAAGAGTCCTTGGTCTATGACGCCCAGCACTACCTGATCACGGCCGTTCATATACCGACACTGGTTAGGGTAACCGAGGCAAGCAGTGAAAAGCCCTACCTTGGACTCAGGCTGAAGCTCGACCTGCGAGAGGTCTCACAACTGATGCTCGACTCGAACCTCCCTAAACCGCGTGCTCAGCAAACCAGTCGTGGTATGGCGACCGGCGAGGTCACGCCGCAACTGATCGGGTGCTTTGAGCGATTGGTTGCTTTGCTTGATGATCCTATGGATATCCCCATTATGACGCCAGTCATCCAGAGGGAGATCGTCTATCGCCTCCTGACGGGGGATCAAGGAGAACGGTTACGGCAGATTGCTTCAACTGGCAGCCAGAGCAGTCAGATAGCCCGGGCGATCGACTGGCTGAAGGGGAACTTCAGCAGCCCATTACGAATCGACGATCTTGCGAGCAAGGTCAATATGAGCACTTCGACTTTCCACCATCATTTCCGTACCCTGACTGCCATGAGCCCGCTGCAATACCAGAAAATGCTGCGCCTGAACGAGGCCCGGCGTCTGATGCTGGCCGAGCGACTCGATGCTACAACGGCAGCCTTTAACGTAGGATACGAGAGTGCTTCGCAGTTTTCCCGAGAGTACGGCCGCGTCTTCGGGGCGCCTCCGCTGAGGGACATTAACCGAATGCGGCAGGCCTCTGCAGCAGCATAA
- a CDS encoding flavodoxin, with product MDKGKMLIAYYSRAGSNYVGGDIVNLEVGNTEVAAQTIQKLTGATVHKIDTLKQYPVDYHETTEVSKKELKQNARPELSSHLEDISGYEVIYLGFPNWWGTMPMAVFTFLEEHDFSGKTILPFCTHEGSAMGSSEKDIRRVCPEATVMRGLPIVGGSVRSAEDRIREWLGIPRR from the coding sequence ATGGACAAAGGAAAAATGTTGATCGCGTACTATTCGCGCGCCGGCAGCAACTATGTCGGAGGTGACATCGTCAATCTAGAAGTGGGGAACACTGAGGTTGCCGCTCAGACAATTCAAAAGCTCACCGGTGCCACAGTCCATAAAATCGACACGTTGAAGCAATATCCCGTTGATTACCACGAGACGACGGAGGTCTCAAAAAAGGAGCTGAAACAAAATGCACGTCCGGAACTGTCATCACACCTGGAGGATATTTCGGGGTATGAGGTGATCTACCTCGGGTTCCCCAATTGGTGGGGAACCATGCCAATGGCCGTTTTCACCTTTCTAGAAGAGCACGATTTCTCAGGAAAAACAATCCTGCCATTTTGCACCCACGAAGGTAGTGCAATGGGTAGCAGCGAAAAGGATATTCGGAGGGTTTGCCCAGAGGCAACAGTTATGCGGGGGCTACCCATCGTCGGTGGATCTGTTCGCTCCGCAGAGGACCGGATCCGGGAATGGCTCGGGATTCCGCGCCGCTAG
- the larE gene encoding ATP-dependent sacrificial sulfur transferase LarE — MLQKYQDLLDNLRTMQRVIVAFSGGVDSTLLLYAAREALGDEVLAVTLAPPYVPQAEVQEARQVADLTGVRHLVVDQPFPEVIRNNPPDHCYLCKHHLFSLLKGMATDLRASEVLEGTNVDDLDDYRPGFKALKELGIKSPLLRAGLSKIEVRVLLRTFGIDGWDKPAKACLLSRLPVDTRVDEAELRRVEAGEALLARAGFPSARLRSHGAIARIEVAVNEIPALIMASIEQPEGLEVALRSLGYRHVTVDLAGYRMGSMNALPITP, encoded by the coding sequence ATGCTTCAGAAATATCAAGACCTTCTTGACAACCTGCGCACCATGCAACGCGTAATTGTAGCGTTTTCGGGAGGAGTTGACAGCACTCTTTTACTCTATGCCGCTCGCGAGGCACTGGGCGACGAAGTTCTAGCAGTAACTCTTGCCCCTCCTTACGTTCCCCAGGCCGAAGTCCAAGAAGCGAGGCAGGTCGCGGATCTCACTGGAGTCCGGCACCTCGTTGTGGATCAGCCCTTCCCTGAGGTGATCCGCAACAACCCGCCGGACCACTGCTACCTGTGCAAGCACCACCTGTTCTCGTTACTCAAGGGAATGGCAACCGACCTTAGGGCCAGTGAGGTGCTGGAAGGGACAAACGTTGACGATCTGGACGATTATCGCCCCGGCTTCAAAGCGCTCAAAGAGCTAGGTATCAAAAGCCCACTGCTACGCGCAGGACTAAGCAAAATTGAGGTCCGTGTGCTCCTAAGGACATTCGGTATTGACGGTTGGGATAAACCGGCAAAGGCATGCCTCTTGTCCCGTTTGCCAGTAGATACGAGAGTTGACGAGGCTGAACTGCGGCGGGTTGAAGCTGGTGAAGCACTATTGGCACGAGCGGGTTTCCCCTCGGCACGGCTAAGGAGCCACGGAGCTATCGCCCGTATAGAAGTCGCGGTGAACGAAATTCCTGCACTGATCATGGCTTCCATCGAGCAACCTGAGGGACTTGAAGTAGCTCTGAGGAGCCTAGGGTATCGTCACGTCACTGTAGATTTGGCGGGTTACCGTATGGGAAGCATGAATGCTCTCCCAATCACACCATAG
- a CDS encoding DUF362 domain-containing protein, which yields MAKDISRRRFLQNGALALGTVAVCNVPGMRSVFAAQEERAPVFFTQDITPESLVKVYSRVNRNISGKVGIKMHTGEPHGPNILPRNIVKALQQTIPNSNLVETNTLYKGKRFTTADHRETIRINGWDFCLVDIMDENGATMLPVRGGKHFKEMSMGKNLLNYDSLVVLTHFKGHASGGYGGSLKNIAIGCADGTIGKKMIHGAPDNVRYELWLKGEPFQENMVESAKATMDHFGKKIVYVNVLRNMSVDCDCAGTSAAPVKAHDLGILASTDLLALEQASIDMVYRLPEAELHDLRERIESRKGLRQLSYMKELRMGNDRYELIRI from the coding sequence ATGGCCAAAGATATTTCTCGTCGTCGGTTCCTACAAAACGGTGCTCTCGCCCTCGGAACAGTTGCTGTCTGCAACGTCCCTGGTATGCGCTCAGTTTTTGCGGCCCAGGAAGAAAGAGCTCCCGTCTTCTTTACTCAAGACATTACTCCCGAAAGCTTGGTGAAAGTGTATTCCCGGGTAAACCGAAATATCTCCGGGAAGGTTGGGATCAAGATGCACACTGGCGAACCGCACGGTCCCAACATCTTGCCTAGAAACATTGTGAAAGCCCTCCAGCAGACCATTCCCAACAGCAATCTTGTCGAGACCAATACGCTCTACAAGGGGAAACGATTCACCACGGCTGATCATCGAGAAACCATCAGGATCAACGGCTGGGATTTTTGTCTAGTTGACATAATGGACGAGAACGGGGCGACGATGCTCCCGGTGCGTGGAGGAAAGCACTTCAAGGAGATGTCCATGGGCAAAAACCTGCTCAATTACGACTCGCTTGTGGTGCTGACACATTTCAAGGGGCACGCCAGTGGCGGCTACGGCGGTTCTCTCAAGAATATTGCCATAGGTTGCGCGGACGGGACCATCGGCAAGAAAATGATCCATGGTGCCCCGGACAATGTTCGATATGAGCTCTGGCTCAAGGGCGAACCTTTCCAGGAAAACATGGTTGAGTCGGCTAAAGCCACCATGGATCACTTCGGGAAAAAGATTGTGTACGTAAATGTGCTGCGCAACATGTCGGTGGACTGTGACTGCGCCGGCACCAGCGCAGCCCCGGTAAAGGCACACGATCTTGGGATCCTGGCATCTACCGACCTACTCGCACTGGAGCAAGCCTCCATCGACATGGTTTACCGGTTGCCTGAGGCTGAACTTCACGACCTCCGGGAACGGATCGAGTCCCGTAAAGGCCTACGCCAGTTGTCCTATATGAAAGAATTGCGGATGGGCAATGACCGCTACGAGCTCATCAGGATTTAA
- the larB gene encoding nickel pincer cofactor biosynthesis protein LarB yields the protein MNSILFDHGRTARIGLPEAVFCEGKSREALVELLSRFVKGSGQPVLFTRLAHDLFAELPEMIRSGYDYHPLSRTAFGTALPMHPKGKVAVVSAGTADGSVAWEAARTLTYLGIRCDVYEDCGVAGLWRLTERLDEINACDAVIVVAGLDAALLSVMGGLTAKPIFGVPTSVGYGVARQGQAALASMLSSCAPGVGIMNIDNGYGAACAVARIINTL from the coding sequence ATGAATAGCATTCTTTTCGACCACGGCCGTACTGCCCGCATTGGGCTCCCCGAGGCGGTTTTCTGTGAGGGGAAATCTAGGGAAGCACTCGTTGAACTGCTGTCCCGGTTCGTCAAAGGATCAGGACAGCCTGTTCTTTTTACCCGCCTGGCCCACGACCTGTTCGCTGAACTTCCCGAAATGATCAGGTCCGGCTACGATTATCACCCCCTTTCGCGCACCGCTTTCGGGACGGCTCTGCCAATGCACCCCAAGGGTAAGGTTGCCGTGGTTTCCGCCGGAACAGCTGATGGCTCAGTGGCCTGGGAGGCAGCCCGTACCCTTACCTATCTTGGGATACGCTGCGACGTTTACGAAGACTGCGGGGTCGCCGGCCTATGGCGACTAACTGAGCGACTGGATGAAATCAACGCTTGCGATGCGGTCATTGTTGTTGCCGGGTTGGATGCGGCGCTTTTGAGTGTTATGGGTGGGCTTACCGCCAAGCCAATCTTCGGAGTCCCGACGTCGGTCGGGTACGGAGTAGCTCGCCAAGGGCAGGCTGCGCTAGCCAGTATGCTTTCAAGCTGTGCGCCCGGTGTGGGAATCATGAATATTGACAACGGGTACGGAGCGGCCTGCGCCGTGGCAAGGATCATCAACACATTATGA
- the larC gene encoding nickel insertion protein codes for MRRGKITNHTNRHHNHSHAGEHHHAHLKRSETVLTVRAHSGLSGDMLVAGLLRMARLSDEEVDRLLGAILPELTGTLRLTKRKVNQVTGWTATVTLPEEHQHRTLRDICTVVSQSGLTDQAKQLATDAFTLLARAEAVVHDKNPEKVHFHEVGALDSILDICLAAKLFTRLAPGRFVVSPLPLADGYVTCAHGVLPVPAPAVLELLEGISVCRFPGNGETITPTAIALLHAFGAVFGGWPDMHVERQALVYGSHDFPNAPNGAIFAFGTAR; via the coding sequence ATGAGGAGAGGAAAAATTACAAACCACACGAACCGCCACCATAACCACAGCCATGCAGGAGAACACCACCATGCCCACTTGAAGCGTAGTGAAACAGTCTTGACTGTACGGGCACATTCCGGTCTGTCTGGAGATATGTTGGTGGCGGGACTCTTGCGAATGGCCAGACTTAGCGACGAGGAGGTCGACCGACTGCTCGGCGCAATTCTACCTGAGCTAACAGGAACACTACGCCTCACAAAACGGAAGGTAAACCAGGTCACAGGTTGGACTGCTACCGTTACACTTCCCGAGGAGCATCAGCACCGAACGCTACGCGATATCTGCACTGTCGTCTCCCAAAGCGGCCTCACCGATCAGGCAAAGCAGTTGGCTACAGACGCCTTCACGCTGCTAGCTCGAGCCGAGGCTGTGGTTCATGATAAGAATCCGGAGAAGGTGCACTTCCACGAGGTCGGGGCGCTCGACAGTATCCTCGACATCTGCCTCGCCGCGAAGCTCTTTACTCGCCTTGCTCCTGGACGGTTTGTGGTAAGCCCACTGCCGCTGGCCGACGGCTATGTAACCTGTGCCCACGGCGTACTGCCCGTCCCTGCTCCCGCAGTTCTTGAGCTGTTGGAAGGTATTTCTGTTTGCCGATTCCCCGGGAACGGCGAAACCATCACACCCACGGCGATTGCGCTGCTGCACGCTTTCGGCGCTGTTTTCGGGGGATGGCCAGATATGCACGTGGAGAGACAAGCCCTCGTTTATGGTAGTCATGATTTCCCCAATGCACCAAATGGGGCAATCTTTGCTTTTGGAACTGCACGATGA
- a CDS encoding ArsR/SmtB family transcription factor, whose amino-acid sequence MDDIYDFCAAILKGFAQPNRLKIIAALRDGELSQTEIETKISEKQSNTSRHLTALSMAGILSSRRDGPFIFFRIRYPEVLDIIDLTQKIVAHEINAYHHLPLFRQIKKPSV is encoded by the coding sequence ATGGACGATATTTACGATTTCTGTGCTGCAATTTTAAAGGGTTTTGCTCAGCCGAATCGGTTAAAAATCATCGCCGCGCTAAGGGATGGTGAGCTATCTCAGACTGAAATCGAAACCAAAATTTCCGAAAAACAATCCAATACCTCTCGTCATCTCACCGCCTTGTCAATGGCTGGCATTTTATCATCTCGCCGAGATGGCCCTTTTATTTTCTTTCGAATCAGATACCCTGAAGTTCTTGATATCATAGATTTAACGCAAAAAATAGTTGCACATGAAATCAATGCCTACCACCATCTACCCCTTTTTAGGCAAATAAAGAAACCTTCAGTTTAG
- a CDS encoding ATP-binding protein: MNTAERPEYADGIHPALRREDFVIITAAIDRLYTSLCRWMNAQRSGCIIYGRARIGKSNAIDALISLMNREFQSVATLKHSMLTHQVETEKEFYRNILTSFNHARADYGNAGVKFDTIVDFITEEAFRDSCRRIILFIDEAQWISNKEYTYLRGMSNSIVLRHVAPMVMLVGDNDLYKKYKDFKGNNPEITGRFMNEAYQFRGVLSEDEVRVALNCYDITSDHGCIFTRYFFTTAFDHGWRLSSEANNLWTAFCLVNHNEVKEISMSDFVPAVQYVLRKFSNLSVMDPMLARDHWEEAFISVGVGQ; encoded by the coding sequence ATGAATACGGCGGAGAGGCCCGAGTACGCTGACGGAATCCATCCCGCATTAAGACGAGAGGATTTTGTAATTATTACTGCTGCTATAGACCGACTTTACACCTCTTTGTGTAGGTGGATGAACGCCCAGCGATCTGGGTGTATCATATATGGCCGCGCGCGGATTGGAAAAAGCAATGCTATTGATGCCTTGATCTCACTTATGAATCGCGAATTTCAGTCTGTCGCAACGCTGAAACATAGCATGTTGACACACCAAGTAGAAACAGAAAAGGAATTTTATCGAAACATTCTTACATCTTTCAACCATGCTCGTGCTGATTATGGCAACGCTGGTGTAAAATTTGATACTATTGTAGATTTTATTACTGAGGAAGCATTTAGAGATTCTTGTAGGCGAATAATCCTTTTTATAGATGAGGCACAATGGATTTCTAATAAAGAGTACACCTATCTTCGTGGCATGTCCAACTCCATTGTTTTGAGGCATGTAGCTCCAATGGTGATGTTGGTCGGAGATAATGATCTGTATAAAAAATACAAGGATTTTAAAGGAAACAACCCAGAAATAACCGGAAGATTTATGAATGAAGCCTATCAATTTAGGGGGGTGCTCTCAGAGGACGAGGTTAGAGTCGCGCTTAATTGTTACGATATTACCTCTGATCATGGTTGTATTTTTACACGTTATTTCTTTACAACCGCATTTGACCATGGATGGCGTTTAAGTTCGGAAGCAAACAATTTATGGACTGCATTTTGTTTAGTAAATCACAATGAAGTGAAAGAAATATCTATGTCTGATTTTGTGCCTGCTGTTCAATATGTACTAAGGAAATTCAGCAACCTGTCCGTAATGGATCCAATGCTCGCAAGAGACCATTGGGAAGAAGCTTTTATATCAGTGGGAGTGGGGCAATAG
- a CDS encoding TnsA endonuclease N-terminal domain-containing protein, whose product MNSVSDFIQDVIYERKNLAIKYRIPEKPLPGRMMWSDRWEVFSPLLSKDLTLYGPLECRNWILIESDQNVAGFCPQPLWMTGTYQGVDGKSLVDFYILKTDGSEEFQEVKKKEDMDNINSDPELRRQIDIQKQWCLKRNVTHVIRTEEDIDVKPFLIENWGTIIHQYSLTRNMDYTSKMAKISAALLLDKEGSIRDVTSECGEDSEFVMAHLLHLKLAELLEENQRMTWSSRVRLTQKWQ is encoded by the coding sequence ATGAACTCTGTCAGCGATTTTATTCAGGATGTCATCTACGAGCGGAAAAACTTAGCTATTAAATACAGAATCCCTGAAAAACCTTTGCCAGGGCGGATGATGTGGTCCGACAGGTGGGAGGTATTCAGTCCTCTGTTGTCTAAAGATCTGACGCTCTATGGCCCACTCGAGTGTCGGAACTGGATACTGATTGAGTCGGACCAGAATGTGGCAGGGTTCTGCCCCCAACCTCTTTGGATGACTGGTACGTACCAAGGCGTCGACGGAAAATCACTAGTAGACTTTTATATATTAAAAACAGATGGCTCTGAGGAATTTCAGGAGGTTAAAAAAAAGGAAGACATGGACAATATAAATTCCGACCCAGAGTTGAGGCGACAAATAGATATACAAAAACAATGGTGTCTTAAGAGAAATGTAACGCATGTGATACGGACTGAAGAAGATATCGATGTGAAACCATTTCTAATCGAAAACTGGGGCACAATCATTCATCAATACTCATTAACTCGTAATATGGACTACACTTCTAAAATGGCTAAAATATCTGCTGCTTTGTTGCTTGACAAAGAGGGTAGCATTCGAGATGTCACCTCTGAGTGTGGTGAAGATTCTGAGTTTGTAATGGCCCATCTTCTTCATTTGAAACTAGCTGAACTTTTAGAAGAAAATCAAAGGATGACGTGGTCTAGCCGGGTGAGGTTAACTCAGAAATGGCAATGA
- a CDS encoding chemotaxis protein produces the protein MKLLIRDYLASLKEREELDAILPDLLSELGFTVYSRPRRGTIQRGVDIAAVGQDDDGERKLFLFSVKQGDLNRQDWDGTPQAMRSSLNEIRDAYIRNRIPSRYKDLKIVICLAFGGDVHEQVRESLAGYIADNSTERISFDEWNGDKIAGLILKGILREEILPKSMRSSFQKAVAMVDEPDISYQHFARLAGELHRAGEVSLKARVRAARQLNICLWILFVWARDIDNLEAPYRASELAILSTWDILRPTIGGKSRDAKSLSLVAHQLIELHLSISSDFLTRKVIPYAQIRHGVSMAIGAQSSLDVNLALFEALGRLSLAGLWIQWLGEQGDQKARGDARTTLQRFTQTGLALIRNNPTLLLPISDRQGTDIALFLLLWLYSGLDGVGVTSWLQEMANRLTFTIRTRGRYPTCASDYRELVEHPRNNSDDYFEEATAGSTVVPLIAAWLQVLGQESAVDTLSTLVRENLQHCTLQLWIPDATSETALFKGDHSNGRAICDLPLAEGGPQLLTTIAEACKIDTEFKNLSPIRTGFWPVMLVACRHHQLPVPAAFWIESLMSTNS, from the coding sequence ATGAAACTTCTCATCCGTGATTACCTTGCATCCCTAAAGGAACGTGAGGAGCTTGATGCCATTCTCCCGGACCTGCTCAGCGAACTCGGATTCACTGTCTACTCGCGACCGCGAAGGGGAACGATTCAGCGCGGCGTAGACATCGCTGCGGTCGGTCAAGACGATGATGGTGAGCGTAAACTCTTCCTCTTCTCAGTGAAACAGGGCGACCTTAACCGGCAGGACTGGGACGGCACCCCACAAGCGATGAGATCCTCACTAAATGAAATCCGCGACGCATACATTCGTAATCGGATCCCGTCAAGGTATAAGGATTTAAAAATTGTCATTTGCTTGGCTTTCGGCGGAGATGTACACGAACAGGTTCGCGAGTCGCTTGCCGGTTACATCGCCGATAATAGCACTGAACGGATCTCTTTTGATGAGTGGAATGGCGACAAAATTGCCGGCCTGATCTTGAAGGGTATTTTGCGTGAAGAGATCCTCCCGAAATCAATGCGTAGCAGCTTCCAGAAAGCGGTCGCTATGGTCGACGAGCCAGACATCTCGTATCAACATTTTGCGCGGCTTGCGGGGGAACTGCACAGGGCTGGAGAGGTATCGCTTAAGGCCCGGGTCCGAGCGGCTCGGCAGCTAAACATCTGTCTTTGGATCTTGTTCGTCTGGGCTCGGGACATCGACAATTTAGAAGCTCCCTATCGTGCAAGTGAACTGGCCATATTGAGCACCTGGGACATTCTGCGCCCAACAATAGGCGGCAAGAGCCGCGATGCGAAGTCACTCAGCCTCGTTGCTCACCAGTTGATCGAGCTACACCTCTCCATCTCTTCAGATTTCCTTACGCGGAAAGTGATACCCTATGCACAGATACGTCACGGTGTTTCTATGGCCATCGGGGCGCAGTCTTCACTTGATGTCAACCTTGCACTCTTCGAGGCTTTGGGGCGACTTAGTTTAGCAGGTCTTTGGATTCAATGGCTTGGGGAACAAGGGGACCAGAAAGCTCGGGGTGATGCACGAACTACCCTACAGCGTTTTACACAGACGGGTCTAGCGCTTATTCGTAACAACCCGACCTTACTTTTGCCGATCTCCGACCGGCAAGGCACAGACATTGCGCTGTTCCTCCTACTCTGGTTATACAGCGGACTCGATGGTGTAGGGGTGACATCCTGGCTACAGGAGATGGCAAATCGTCTTACTTTCACCATCCGCACACGTGGTCGCTACCCCACATGTGCCTCGGACTACCGCGAACTCGTCGAACACCCCCGTAATAATTCAGATGACTATTTCGAGGAAGCCACTGCCGGCAGTACCGTTGTCCCTCTGATTGCAGCTTGGTTACAAGTACTTGGGCAGGAGAGCGCAGTCGACACTTTGAGCACGCTAGTGCGGGAAAACCTTCAGCACTGCACACTGCAGCTATGGATCCCAGACGCCACCTCTGAAACAGCTCTCTTTAAAGGAGACCACAGCAACGGCCGTGCAATTTGCGATCTCCCCTTAGCCGAAGGTGGCCCTCAACTTCTCACCACAATTGCAGAGGCATGTAAGATAGATACTGAATTCAAAAACCTCTCGCCAATCAGGACTGGATTTTGGCCTGTAATGCTAGTTGCGTGTCGCCACCACCAACTACCGGTCCCAGCTGCTTTTTGGATCGAATCACTGATGTCAACGAATTCATAG